A DNA window from bacterium contains the following coding sequences:
- a CDS encoding ABC transporter permease gives MSRTSALPADAVEGARTIDATRPARPEVPWRRIGLPVVLLVLGAVFSLVNHNFLTVTNLSNVARQYSPLALISIGQTFVIINGGIDLSVGALMALISVCTALAMLAWGFLPGMLAGLALGTGVGTVNGMLVARTPIPPFIVTLGALSIARGSAFTISGGQPISGLPTPLLWLGSGTLGPVPVPAAVAIAAFLVAHIVFTETPFGFNTLAIGGNEEASRLSGVPVAWHKGMAYALSGFLAACAGLILTARTFSGQPTIGESQELYAIAAVVIGGTRLGGGEGSVVQTFLGVLIIAILGNGLNLLNVSSFIQMILIGLIIVLAVGTDFVRERRA, from the coding sequence ATGAGCAGAACGTCGGCGCTGCCCGCGGATGCGGTCGAAGGGGCCCGCACCATTGACGCGACCCGGCCCGCCCGGCCGGAGGTACCGTGGAGGCGGATAGGCCTGCCTGTGGTATTGCTCGTGCTCGGTGCCGTGTTCTCGCTCGTCAACCACAACTTCCTGACGGTGACGAATCTGAGTAACGTCGCCCGCCAGTACTCCCCGCTCGCGCTCATTAGCATCGGGCAGACTTTTGTCATCATCAACGGCGGCATCGACCTATCGGTGGGCGCGCTCATGGCTCTCATCAGTGTGTGCACAGCGCTGGCGATGCTGGCATGGGGCTTCCTGCCAGGGATGCTGGCCGGTCTCGCCCTGGGCACCGGCGTAGGGACTGTGAACGGGATGCTCGTCGCGCGCACGCCAATCCCACCCTTCATCGTAACGCTCGGGGCGCTGTCGATCGCCCGCGGGTCCGCGTTTACAATCAGCGGTGGCCAGCCGATCTCAGGTCTCCCAACCCCGTTGCTCTGGCTGGGGTCCGGGACCCTGGGCCCCGTGCCGGTCCCGGCCGCCGTCGCGATTGCCGCCTTTCTCGTCGCCCACATCGTGTTTACCGAAACGCCGTTTGGCTTCAACACGCTGGCCATCGGCGGGAACGAGGAGGCGTCGCGGCTCAGCGGGGTCCCGGTGGCGTGGCATAAGGGAATGGCTTACGCGCTGTCGGGCTTTCTTGCGGCCTGTGCCGGCCTGATCCTCACCGCTCGAACGTTCTCCGGTCAACCGACCATCGGCGAGAGTCAGGAGCTGTATGCGATTGCCGCGGTGGTGATCGGGGGGACGCGGCTTGGCGGGGGAGAGGGAAGCGTCGTACAGACGTTCCTCGGCGTGCTCATCATTGCGATCCTGGGAAACGGGCTCAACCTCCTGAATGTGTCCTCGTTCATCCAGATGATCCTGATCGGGCTGATCATCGTGCTCGCCGTCGGCACCGATTTCGTCCGCGAGCGCCGCGCATGA
- a CDS encoding sugar ABC transporter substrate-binding protein has protein sequence MRHLRVLAGLVVLVFGIAGLGWAAPSLDAPYARPPKPAKAYRLGVLITQLANPHFIGMAYGIQDEARALGASILLHDAGGYQFLDRQIAQMEDLIANKVDAILLVAVSGPGTVPVVEKAYAARIPVININVMTDSPHVATRIRSDDKFLGRKEGELMAQVLGGKGNVVMLKAAAGASPFELRSAGFKEYIRANTSIKILGEQNSVNTPDQGLKLMEDFMQTFPQIDGVMCAADFLAIGAAQGIRAAGKAGKIKIVTVDLQPDAEKLLRDGLLTGAIVQTAQIMGRWGVRAAINILSGRTVPTQLYTPYFVVTKQNVDQVDFTLERGPVGWKP, from the coding sequence ATGCGACACCTGAGGGTCCTGGCGGGACTTGTCGTGCTGGTGTTCGGAATCGCCGGCCTCGGATGGGCGGCCCCATCGCTCGACGCGCCATACGCGCGCCCGCCCAAACCGGCCAAGGCCTACCGGCTCGGCGTGCTTATCACTCAACTCGCCAACCCGCACTTCATCGGCATGGCTTACGGGATTCAGGACGAAGCCCGCGCGCTCGGCGCCTCGATTCTCCTCCACGACGCCGGCGGTTACCAGTTCCTCGACAGACAGATAGCCCAGATGGAAGACTTGATTGCGAACAAAGTGGATGCCATCCTGCTGGTCGCCGTGTCCGGTCCGGGCACGGTCCCGGTAGTAGAGAAGGCCTACGCGGCCCGCATCCCGGTCATCAATATCAACGTCATGACGGACAGTCCGCATGTGGCGACCCGGATCCGCTCCGACGACAAGTTCCTCGGGCGCAAGGAAGGCGAACTCATGGCCCAGGTCCTCGGGGGAAAGGGCAACGTCGTGATGTTGAAAGCGGCGGCGGGAGCCTCGCCGTTCGAGCTGCGCTCCGCGGGATTCAAGGAGTATATTCGGGCCAACACTTCGATCAAGATCCTCGGCGAGCAGAACTCGGTGAATACCCCGGACCAAGGGCTCAAGCTGATGGAGGACTTCATGCAGACCTTTCCGCAGATCGACGGGGTAATGTGCGCGGCCGACTTCCTCGCGATCGGCGCTGCGCAGGGGATTCGCGCGGCGGGCAAGGCCGGCAAGATCAAGATCGTCACGGTCGACCTGCAGCCCGACGCGGAGAAGCTGCTGCGGGACGGACTCCTCACCGGCGCAATCGTCCAGACCGCGCAGATCATGGGTAGGTGGGGCGTGAGGGCGGCGATCAACATCCTGTCGGGCCGGACGGTACCCACGCAACTCTACACACCGTACTTCGTCGTGACAAAGCAGAATGTGGACCAGGTGGACTTCACCCTCGAGCGGGGCCCGGTTGGCTGGAAGCCGTGA